The sequence below is a genomic window from Phaenicophaeus curvirostris isolate KB17595 chromosome 16, BPBGC_Pcur_1.0, whole genome shotgun sequence.
TTTCTTCcatctgaaataagaaaaaggtCATAAGGAGACAAGGTTAATCAACAGCGTGGAACCAGCCTGCTTTGCAGTGTTTAGAACAATTTATCCCATCTCCTATTTAGGATGCCTTATATCAATAGATTTGCTACCTAGAAAGTAATTGGGTGCaaagtggaaaaagaaacactaaAGGACATGAAAAGATTAGGCTTGCTCTGTGGTGTGAACTTTGAATAACGTGTGACCTCTTGTTCTTACCTAccacaaacatttttattcaagaaacaaaacttagccaaaaaaaaggaagtctgACTCAATGATCCGTATTGGATCTAAGCTAACAAAAAGATCTGGCATTGTGCAAAAATGCTACCGCTTTCTATTTTGGGCTGCTAATTATTACTTCGTTTCCATAATAATAAAGTAAGAGAGTGGATTAAAAACTTGTCTCCTTTctggaaatgtattttattattggATTGCTCATAttaaagtatttaatttctagATGTTcagaaaattatgaaattaaTCGAACTTCTGCCTGAGTAATAGCTTGCGGGTGCTGCAAAACCATACTCTTTGCATTAAAAACATTAACAAGTACGGCCTCAAAATTACGCAGCGCCTTGAGCCGCTCTGTGTTGGGACTGTAGCGTTAGCCTCGCCTCCTCTTTGCCAGCAACCCTGCAATTCACACACATTAAGCAGAATGTTCACGATTAGTTCTAGTTCTAGATTAGTTCTAGTGTGGTTATCGGGATTCTGCTGTCAGGATAAATGCACAACCCTAAAATCATGTTTGGCTTCCGAGCAGCTGTTCTGATTCTAGTGGAATAAAACCCAGGCTAGGCAGGTCTGTGGACCTCAGGCTGGGGTAACTAGTGCGTTATCTTATTTCTCTGATGCTTTTGAGAGGAAAACGTTTAGAAGGTTATTGCtgttgtgggaggtgtccccgcccagggccggggttggaactggacgatctttaaggtcccttccagccctatGACGAGAGGCAGAAGTGGTGTCCTCTTTAAGCTagttttaaacattaaaatccAAAACGTACTTAAAAACAatcaggaaaaaacccaaaacacagcagcatagGCACTTCAGTACCGTAATTCCCCTCACGACCGAAGCCCCGGCTGGATGTGGGCCCCGAGCCCTCAGCGCCTCaggccccaaacccctcaggccccgcccctcagCTCCCCCAGGCGCGGGGCGGCTCCCAGGCCTGGCCCCGCCTCCCCGCGTTAGCCGCGCCCCCTCAGCGCCGCCCGCAGCTCTAGCCCCGCCCCCAAGCCAAGCTCCGCCCCCTTCCCCGCCCATTACCGCGGGCGGCCCCGCGCCTCAGGTTGAGCCCCGCCCCCTGCACAGccccgcccctctcagcccacCTTCCGCGGGTTTAGCCCCGCCCCTCAGACCTGCCCCTCACCTGTATTTAGCCCCGCCCCGCAGGTGCGGTTCCCGGTCCCTCCCCCCGCAGGTGCGGCCCCCGGTCCCCCCGCAGGTGCGGGGCCATGGCGGCCCCCGGCGGGCTGGGTCGCTGCGTGGCGGCGTTCTGGCTGGCGCTGGCGTTCGACGCGCTGGGGCTGGCGGTGCTGCTGGCCGGCGTGTTCGCCGACGTGTTCTTCTCCGACCTGCTCATCTACGCGGGCGGCATCGGCATCTTCCTCAGCCTCGTCTGGTGGGTGTTCTGGTACGCGGGCAACCTGGAGGTGCCGCCCGAGGAGCTGCGCGACGACGTGGGGCTGGCGGCGGGCAAGGGCCGCGGGGACAGCCTGCTGCGGGGGCTCGTGCACGGCATCAGCCTCCGCCTCTCCGCCGCCTTCGGCCCCGCAGCGCGGCCCCGCGACGAGATGGAGCTGCGGGGCCGCCCCGCCGAGCCGGCCAGGTGAGAGCAGCGACCGCCCCCGGGCCAACAGCCGCGAGGAGCCGCCCCCGGGCCGGGCCGGAGGGAAACGGAGAGAGGGGGCCGGAGGAGGCCACGGGGACGAGGAGGGGCCGGGAACAGCGCCCGTGGAGGGCgggctgagagctgggggtgctcagcctggagaggagaaggctccgaggagaccttagagcgaccttccagggCCTAGAGGGGCTGCAGAAAgcggggaggggctgttcacaaaggctcgTGGTGACAGGAATAGGGGcgatggggataaactggagaggggcagatttagactggccATAAGGGGGAATTTCCTCCccgtgagggcggtgaggccctggcccaggttagcCGTGGCTGCCCCGGCCCTGGAGGTGCCCGAGGCCGGGCTGGGGGCCCTGGGGCGGCCTGGGctgtggggggtgtccctgctcatctcggggggctggaactggatgggctttgaggtcccttccaacccaaaccgttttAGGAGAGAGAATGGCACCAGGCAGGAGATGCGCCCTGCAGGGACGGGAAAGCTGGAGTGAAGGGGCTGGTGTGGTGGAGCTGGCACGGACAGAGCTGAGTGCGGCTCTTCCCGCTGCCCGAAGCGTGGGGCGAGGAAAGGGCCGTTACCCACTGCCTCCGTGGGCTCTTGTGAGGGGAAGCTCCCTCTGTAGCAACGTGAAATGCTTATTTCTTGGGGAACGAGAAGtcagtgtttctttttgttgttgtatttaAGCTAGGAGTGGAGCTGTAGCTAATGGTTCAAAACTCATAAACGCAATTGGTAGTTACACTGGTTGTCTTGAACCTCAGCATCTGAAAAAGACATACTGCTAGCCAGTGTGCAGAGGTAGCGTCTGGGTCCAGCTTCACAACATCGCTGAATATCATCGAGCTTTTCAAAATATCCCTATCGTGTTCATCAATAACTCATgtttgtttaggaaaaaaaagcacacctAGTGCCTTGACAATGAaaaacaagcccaactttcaCTTCCCTGTGTGAAATTCTTCTCTAAAGGAACTGTGCAAACAGTTTTGTACTAACTCTCTGAACTGTTCAAGGGTTCTGAACACCTTGCAGTTCTGATTCACTGTGTACGACTAAATCTTGAAGGTGTTTCTGGCTTACAGAAAAGTTCATGTGGAAATAGTTTCCGTTCATGAAAGCTGCAGAACTTTCTTGAGAGGAAGTCCTAACAGTAGGGAGGTACAGTACAGATAACTGTTGCTTGATAGAAAGGATAACAAATCATTGTACCTCCAAAGATAAATTGGAGTTCCCTTTTGAAGAAAGCTCATCCgaaatgctttctgtctttCGATAAATGACTGGCTGAATTGGATCAATCCTTTACTGACAGGCCTAAACCTCTCCCCGTGTGGAGATATTTATGAACTGAACCAAATGGGTTAAACATGTTTGGGCAGATACTGTCAAGAGAGAGGAAGGGCAAAACCACCACCACAAAACAAACTCAAATCACCACAaccagcaacaacaacaaaaaccccagcACTACTCCCCACAGTGCTGCCCATTAGAAGAGCTTTCTGAGTCTATGTGTTTAGAATTCGAACTGTTGCATTGATAGGGAAGTTTCTTTACAGAAACTATTTATGCATTTTTGCCACATAGATAATTTTCTCGATCTTGCCATTAATAAGTTTCTGAAATAGCAAATGGGTATTGCATGCTGTGGAAGTGAATGAGAAGGGTGAGAATTTTAAAGATGTGGAATGAATTACATTGAAGGAATAACAAGTAGATTGGGATCCTTGAGCCTGAAAAGAGATGCAGTGTATAAAATGTTTTAGAAGGCTATATAGTCATAAGTGGTATGGAGTAACTACATAGAGAAGGCCTCTGTCAAGACTAAACAGGAACCCATGAGTTGTCATGTGCTATATCAATAAACTATGGGATCATTTGTCATGGAGAAGTGTGACAGATAAAAAATTACTCATTACAAAAGccagaggaagaaacaaagagaGATGCAAAATAACATATTTGGCTCACAAAGGCCTGGGGCACAGTGATTGGCAGTTGAGATAATATCCTGAGGGCAAATTACTTGTATACTGTATTCTTATGCCTTTATGGAAACATTCGTGCTCGATCATTGTTGGAGATGGGCTGTTGGGTTGATGGATCTTttatttgggtccaaattggctgctaaacatgaggaaaaatacttcaaacAATGACTTCAAATAGCAGTTCAGAATTTTATATGGCATTTTCTTGTAAGACTATTCCGAAGTAACCTTTTCTTAATGTATCATCTTCAGGGTTTGTTGAAGACAACTATTGAAGTTGCTGCCTCTTTAAGTGGGGGAAGTGCTGCAAATTGTGGAAAGAGAATTCCCTACTCAATGCAATAAGATTCTCTCATTATGGAATAATCTCTGCAACCACCGTGGACTCTGGATAAAGTGGACATATAGAGCTGTATCTCTGCCAAATGCACCTATTTCAGTGTTGGACTGGATAGGTTTTTCGTGgttctttttttaccatttcaAAACATAAATGAAATATCTTAATGACTgagaactaaaaaaacccccacaattGACAGAAAAATCACTGTGGCATGTAATAtagaatttaaaaatttttaatatCCTGGGAATGTTTGGATAAAAAGCTCTTGCACGATGAAAAGCTTTTGCACTGTTTTACCGAGGTTTGGAAGTCAAACTTACTGTGAATTTTTATGATGCCAGTGCAATACTTTTGTTTGTAAGGgtgcttttaaaatatctttgttaAACTATTGATGCAAAGTTGCAAATGTAGTAGAAGTTGTTTATAGTGTAAATACAGTGAATCTTGTAAAgtttcatctttattttggaATAACTTGGAATTTGAGATTTTATAATTAGACAAGTAAAAATAGTGATGTTGGCATACCAGTATATTCTTCATAGCTGTAAATTATGTAATGCAATGACTCTAAGAAGAGGCATTTTTTTGTATAGTGATGTTGGGAATTATTTTACTAGTGCTAAAGCATTTGAGAGGGGGATAGACACTACCAGAAAAAACCCTCATGACTCAAAGATATTCTAATGCTTTATAAAATATTACCAGAATTACATTTATATGTAACCAAGTCATAGCAACTGGGAAAAGATTTATATAAAAGTTAATGATACCTGAAATTCTTGTGTGTAGAAATTCCTCATGAGTTCCTGGTTTCGAACTAACATTAAGGGCTGGAGTCCACATTTAGCAAGGACATGTAGGTCTTAAAATTTTCATCTACCATTGTTTTTATGCCAGACCTTAGTGAATACTAGAGGTGGGTTTAAGGAAAATGTTTACTAAGAGTTAGGTGGCTGTACTTTCTTGTGAACTCTTGAAACATCTTTCAGTTTTCTCATGTAGGTAACTGGAGTAATTTCTTACTTTTCTATGCATattctaatttttaaatgttttccaaatgCTCTCAGTTTTTCAGCAAAGTTAGATGAAGGCTAAAACTGAAGGTCTGTAATGTGATTTCTTCTTTACTCGCTACCGTTTTCAGGTGTGTAGAATTGTTTCCTCGTTTTAGAGGAACTGCAATATGACACCATTGTTACAATGGGCTGataaaaaagagcaaacaaacTCCTCCCTTCAATGAATGACTGTTTCAGTGTAATttgcaagacttttttttttcattttgctgcagaGAGAACTGCTTTTCCTCATTCTGCAGTTTCATCTGTAAACTGAATTCTGAGATGTAATGCTAAACAACTGGAATGATTAGTAGCAGCTATAAATTGAgctaaaacttttttttgcaCAGCCATTCACGTACTTAgactggtgaaaaaaaatttctgatcTAGTGTTGCAATCATAATTACCGGAGTGAACTGAGCAGGGCTTTGCCTTCAGTGTAGATTACAATATAATTGATTTTAAATCCTGCATCAATACTTAGATTGTTGTATAAGAAGGTAGCTAGAATGTTGTTGGCTGTTGCAACTTCACTCAACAACTGCATGGGATTCAAACATTTATAATTGTGAACAGtatgtgtgttttaaaaatgaaatacaggagCTGACACATCAGCAAAGGAGGATGTTCTTCATTGAGAAGCACTGGAGTGCAACTAGTCGTGTGGTGCGTTGAAACAAGGAGATGAAAAGTACTTCCAGTGGAGCAGTGATAACTGTTATAAGCTATGgtcctttctttctgaaaatgtaaacGGGTTACCATTTCACATAACCAGTCTGCCTTCAAAACAAGGAAGGCTAATACTAAATGGAAACTGGCAACTGAATTATTAGCAGTTAAACATTAACGAATATTTAACACTATCTTAGTCTCCTGGTGTCTTTATCAGTTGTGGCTCCATGCAGAACGAAGTCCATTCAAAGAACTTCTGTATTGTTGCTTGGAAAGAAGCTCTTGTATGTGTTCAGAGCTGCTTGCAGTTGTGTGAACAGGGTTTTGCTTCTAAAGC
It includes:
- the LOC138727395 gene encoding transmembrane protein 238-like, producing MAAPGGLGRCVAAFWLALAFDALGLAVLLAGVFADVFFSDLLIYAGGIGIFLSLVWWVFWYAGNLEVPPEELRDDVGLAAGKGRGDSLLRGLVHGISLRLSAAFGPAARPRDEMELRGRPAEPARVC